The Saprospiraceae bacterium region AGTCATCAAAAGACAGATCGACCGATTAAAAAATGCTTTTGATATTCCAGATCTGGGTATCCACTTTGCATGCAAAGCACTAAATAACATCAACATACTGAAATTGATGAATCAATGGGGTGTCGGACTGGATACGGTTTCCGTTCAGGAAATCTGGACAGGGATGAAAGCGGGATTTAAAGCTGAAGAAATCATTTATACGCCCAATTGTGTGGGTCCTGACGAAGTCGAAATGGCAATCAAACTCGGAGTGCAAATCAATATCGATCATATTGAAACGCTGGAATATATAGGGCACCATTATCCGGATACAAAAATTGGGATCCGGATCAACCCTCACGTTATGGCCGGAGGCAACGAAAAAATTTCAGTAGGTCATATCGATAGCAAATTCGGCATTTCCATATATCAGCTTCCACTGGTGCTCCGGTTAGTAGATGCTCTTCAACTCAAAGTGAATGGCTTGCATATGCATACCGGCTCAGATATTCTCGACGCAGGAGTTTTCAGTCTGGCATCTGAAATCCTCTACGATGCTGCGAGAAAATTCAAAGATCTCGAATTTATCGATTTCGGAAGCGGAATAAAAGTTCCTTATAAACCCGATGACGTTTATACCGATATCGAAGAATTGGGACAGGTCCTCTCAAAATCATTCAATGCATTTTGCAAAGAATATGGAAAACCATTAAAACTCTATTTTGAACCAGGCA contains the following coding sequences:
- the lysA gene encoding diaminopimelate decarboxylase encodes the protein MELINGEYSIQKLKVLDLVEKYHTPFYLYDTEVIKRQIDRLKNAFDIPDLGIHFACKALNNINILKLMNQWGVGLDTVSVQEIWTGMKAGFKAEEIIYTPNCVGPDEVEMAIKLGVQINIDHIETLEYIGHHYPDTKIGIRINPHVMAGGNEKISVGHIDSKFGISIYQLPLVLRLVDALQLKVNGLHMHTGSDILDAGVFSLASEILYDAARKFKDLEFIDFGSGIKVPYKPDDVYTDIEELGQVLSKSFNAFCKEYGKPLKLYFEPGKYLVSDCGYFFVKTNVIKQTPSTVFAGVDSGLNHLIRPMFYDSYHHIFNVSHPNGKPRVYNIVGYICETDTFASNRVVAEIHPGDILCFKNAGAYCFTMSSNYNSRFRPAEVMIHEGKDYLIREREVLDDLLRHQVEVV